In one Paenibacillus sp. JQZ6Y-1 genomic region, the following are encoded:
- a CDS encoding rhamnogalacturonan lyase: protein MPRLLTVALGLALVVPAGGVTAADSASNAAWSANHDGQGKQQKVQLEYLDRGLVAAHTVDGNFLSWRLLGNEVKGYSNTGLTGTDFAVYRNGTFVAVVSDSTNYLDTKGKVQDRYRLLAIPARSHPSVTATESLYDDTAGAARSSSAEVTSATYGISSSDHSQTVEQTATAHGISVASLLKPDNNKLSAPVSVWNDTYYDLPLQKPADGVTPAGEAYSYSANDMSVGDVDGDGEYEYFVKWYPSNAKDVSQKGYTGNTYIDAYRLDGTLLYRIDLGVNIRSGAHYTQFLVYDFDGDGKVEMMMKTAPGTKITRYGARGNVVSERYISLPKEDRQAGYANTDDYRMSSEDYYNHVVQMFQDWSEHPEVKNGHWPKTLEEAFGIAPKYSYPLSLNDAKALADYFIDVYAPSRSTRNDLRDFEGFIVRGPEYLTVFEGRTGKEEQTVHYEPERYDDGLMWGDYAMSRIEPGNRVDRFLATVAYVNGKTPSAVFARGYYTRAALVSYSWDGKKLSKDWTADTGWALMTNPFNDGPHGRDGTDPNLGPLAGQGAHSLSAADVDGDGKDEIVYGSGTVDHDGTLLYSSKDVMPAGSAIPGQIAKLGHGDALHVADIDPNRPGLEIYMVHEAATYAPYGYALRDAATGKVIYGAYTGKDTGRGMVGDIDPSRPGLETWATNLRTADGTLIGKSYPGTNMNIKWSPQLTTQIIDGSQDVTPTIQDWQKGTVLVANGTLSNNGTKGNPSLVADIFGDWREELLLRTADSSAIRIYLSTELTNHKLYTLMHDVQYRTGIARQNTTYNQPSYTSFYFASDMDWSKVPIPNNTTLGRDK from the coding sequence ATGCCTCGCTTGCTGACCGTTGCGTTGGGTCTTGCTTTAGTCGTACCAGCTGGTGGTGTGACAGCTGCCGATTCGGCTAGTAATGCAGCATGGTCTGCCAATCATGATGGACAAGGCAAGCAACAGAAGGTACAGCTGGAATATCTGGATCGTGGACTGGTTGCTGCTCATACGGTAGATGGTAATTTTCTCAGCTGGCGGCTACTTGGCAATGAAGTAAAGGGTTATTCGAATACAGGGCTGACGGGGACGGATTTTGCTGTGTATCGGAATGGAACGTTTGTGGCAGTCGTCAGTGATAGTACCAACTATTTGGATACAAAGGGCAAGGTGCAGGATCGATATCGTTTGCTAGCGATTCCCGCACGTTCGCATCCATCCGTCACTGCTACCGAATCCTTGTATGACGATACCGCAGGTGCAGCGCGATCCTCGTCTGCTGAGGTCACTTCCGCTACATATGGCATCTCGTCCTCTGATCATAGTCAAACCGTTGAACAGACAGCGACAGCACATGGCATCTCTGTTGCCAGTCTGCTCAAGCCGGATAACAATAAGCTTAGTGCACCAGTATCGGTTTGGAATGACACGTATTACGATCTTCCATTGCAAAAGCCAGCCGATGGCGTCACTCCGGCAGGCGAAGCGTACAGTTATTCCGCTAACGATATGAGTGTGGGGGATGTAGATGGCGATGGGGAATACGAATATTTTGTAAAATGGTATCCGTCTAATGCGAAGGATGTGTCGCAGAAGGGCTACACTGGCAATACGTACATTGATGCGTATCGATTGGATGGGACGCTGTTATACCGGATTGATCTCGGCGTGAATATTCGTTCTGGCGCGCACTATACTCAGTTTCTCGTATACGATTTTGACGGTGATGGCAAAGTCGAGATGATGATGAAAACCGCACCGGGTACAAAGATCACTCGTTATGGAGCGCGCGGCAATGTCGTGTCAGAACGATACATTTCACTGCCCAAAGAAGATCGGCAGGCAGGATACGCCAATACGGATGATTACCGCATGAGCAGCGAGGATTATTACAATCATGTGGTGCAGATGTTCCAAGACTGGAGTGAGCATCCTGAGGTGAAAAATGGTCATTGGCCGAAGACACTGGAAGAGGCGTTTGGCATCGCGCCGAAGTATTCGTATCCATTATCGCTGAATGATGCGAAGGCGTTGGCGGACTATTTTATCGACGTGTATGCACCGTCGCGCAGCACACGTAACGATCTGCGTGATTTTGAAGGCTTTATCGTGCGTGGACCGGAATATTTAACTGTATTTGAAGGGCGTACAGGGAAAGAGGAGCAGACCGTGCATTATGAACCAGAGCGATATGACGATGGGTTGATGTGGGGTGATTATGCGATGAGCCGGATCGAGCCGGGCAACCGAGTGGATCGTTTTTTGGCGACCGTCGCCTATGTGAATGGCAAAACGCCGTCCGCAGTGTTTGCCCGTGGATATTATACGCGCGCCGCGCTCGTATCTTATAGCTGGGACGGCAAAAAGCTGAGCAAGGACTGGACCGCCGACACGGGCTGGGCGCTCATGACCAATCCATTCAACGACGGCCCACATGGACGCGACGGTACCGATCCGAATCTGGGACCGCTTGCTGGACAAGGGGCGCATTCCTTGTCTGCCGCCGATGTGGACGGAGACGGCAAGGACGAGATTGTATACGGCTCCGGTACCGTCGATCACGATGGTACCCTGCTATACAGCTCCAAGGATGTGATGCCAGCAGGCAGTGCCATTCCGGGTCAGATTGCCAAGTTGGGACACGGCGATGCCCTGCATGTAGCAGACATTGATCCGAACCGACCGGGATTGGAAATCTATATGGTACATGAAGCAGCAACCTACGCACCGTATGGTTATGCGCTGCGTGATGCAGCAACTGGCAAAGTCATCTATGGCGCGTACACTGGTAAGGATACCGGTCGCGGCATGGTCGGCGATATTGATCCATCCCGTCCGGGTCTGGAAACATGGGCAACCAATCTGCGCACCGCTGATGGCACCCTCATCGGCAAAAGCTATCCGGGTACTAATATGAATATCAAATGGAGCCCACAGCTGACGACGCAAATCATCGACGGTTCACAGGATGTGACGCCAACCATTCAAGATTGGCAAAAGGGCACTGTACTGGTTGCCAATGGTACACTGTCCAATAACGGCACCAAAGGTAACCCTTCCCTCGTCGCAGACATTTTCGGCGATTGGCGTGAGGAATTGCTGCTGCGTACAGCAGATAGTTCAGCGATCCGCATCTATCTCAGCACAGAACTAACCAACCATAAGCTGTACACACTGATGCACGATGTACAGTATCGTACCGGTATTGCACGTCAGAATACGACGTATAACCAGCCAAGCTATACCAGTTTCTACTTTGCTTCGGATATGGACTGGTCGAAGGTGCCGATCCCGAATAATACCACATTAGGTCGAGACAAATAA
- a CDS encoding GNAT family N-acetyltransferase, whose translation MTNRKHTEPETESSAPMNTVERHSTSSSQPPSEPAHPATTKYEYRTLHALPEADMLQRIATLHESIFSGKGDVGLIQKIHNNVTIPDIKELLTIVALDGEEVIGYKIGYPLMEDQNTFYSWLGGVDPHYRKQGIASILMDTQHQHLRQAGYHKVQTKTMNRWRNMLLLNIQYGFDIVDTFTDAQGSFKIVLEKDLL comes from the coding sequence ATGACGAACAGGAAGCATACGGAGCCAGAAACGGAGTCCTCCGCACCGATGAACACAGTCGAACGTCATTCCACATCATCTTCACAGCCACCATCTGAACCTGCACATCCTGCTACGACCAAATACGAATACCGTACACTCCATGCACTCCCTGAGGCGGACATGCTCCAGCGGATTGCGACGCTGCACGAATCTATATTTTCAGGCAAGGGAGACGTTGGACTTATTCAGAAAATACATAACAATGTCACCATACCAGATATCAAGGAATTGCTGACCATTGTGGCACTAGATGGAGAGGAAGTCATCGGCTACAAAATTGGCTATCCATTAATGGAGGATCAGAATACATTCTATAGCTGGCTAGGCGGTGTCGATCCCCATTACCGTAAGCAAGGCATCGCATCCATACTCATGGACACACAGCACCAGCATCTGCGACAAGCCGGATACCACAAAGTCCAGACAAAAACGATGAATCGCTGGCGCAATATGCTGTTGCTGAATATTCAGTACGGCTTCGATATTGTGGATACATTTACCGATGCGCAAGGGTCTTTCAAGATTGTGCTAGAGAAGGATCTGCTATAA
- a CDS encoding glycoside hydrolase family 64 protein, whose translation MFHWIGKCVLLAALVIAGFASPGLTSNVSAAAPSVGSISASSIPAPTGSGVMTFKLLNATNGAYSDSQVYWGILGINPATKQWSYLTSSGELRPISAALNDASGHLTKNGVNYANIYSTIAQKEWVSLPKMDSGRMFICVGSPCYIKTYNDGFAGPDINNPSDPNLNVYFDFVEFTVNDSGYHGNTTRVDGFGFPLQHRLVNRAGNYDRTVGEQESETRASIFSKYKSEVPTAFKGLADVQAPYRIVAPIHGSFKAGGANANYFAGYANYTTQEILLCNGALQESPGICSAINRHVYGNQADWNNVAAYYKAAPANYYAKFWHDHSIGGLAYGFAYDDYNQQAAYLEVGDPKGLIIRVGW comes from the coding sequence ATGTTTCATTGGATTGGTAAATGTGTGCTGCTGGCAGCACTGGTGATTGCAGGTTTTGCATCGCCGGGTCTGACTAGCAACGTCTCGGCTGCTGCCCCTTCGGTAGGTTCTATTTCCGCTTCATCCATCCCAGCGCCAACTGGTAGCGGTGTGATGACTTTCAAGCTACTGAATGCGACAAACGGTGCTTATTCAGACAGTCAGGTTTACTGGGGCATCCTCGGTATCAATCCAGCAACCAAGCAGTGGAGTTATCTGACTAGCTCCGGCGAGCTACGTCCGATCTCTGCCGCGCTGAATGACGCTTCTGGTCATCTGACCAAAAACGGTGTCAATTACGCCAACATCTACAGCACCATCGCTCAGAAAGAATGGGTGAGTCTGCCGAAAATGGATTCCGGTCGCATGTTCATCTGCGTCGGTTCGCCATGTTATATCAAAACATACAATGACGGCTTCGCTGGACCGGATATTAACAATCCGTCCGACCCGAACCTAAATGTGTATTTTGATTTTGTCGAGTTTACGGTGAATGATTCCGGGTATCACGGCAATACTACGCGTGTAGATGGATTCGGCTTCCCACTGCAACACCGTCTGGTGAACCGTGCAGGCAACTATGACCGCACAGTGGGTGAACAGGAATCGGAAACACGGGCAAGTATTTTCAGCAAGTATAAGAGCGAAGTGCCAACTGCCTTCAAAGGGCTGGCAGATGTACAAGCGCCTTACCGCATCGTAGCACCGATTCATGGCTCGTTCAAAGCGGGCGGTGCGAATGCGAATTATTTTGCTGGGTATGCGAATTATACGACGCAGGAGATTCTGCTCTGTAATGGAGCATTGCAGGAATCACCGGGCATTTGCTCGGCGATTAACCGACATGTGTATGGGAACCAAGCGGATTGGAATAATGTAGCTGCCTATTACAAAGCGGCTCCGGCGAATTATTATGCGAAGTTCTGGCATGATCATAGTATTGGCGGACTGGCGTATGGGTTTGCTTATGATGATTATAATCAGCAGGCGGCTTATCTTGAGGTTGGTGATCCGAAAGGATTGATTATTCGCGTAGGCTGGTAA
- the nrdI gene encoding class Ib ribonucleoside-diphosphate reductase assembly flavoprotein NrdI yields MLIAYDSKTGNVRRFIGKLKHTSVQAVQIEEALQLNEPFVLITYTTGFGQVPERVTHFLEKNHNRMLGVAASGNRNWGDNFGKSADLISALYNVPVVYKFELSGTTGDAQRFVQEVEKIAAY; encoded by the coding sequence ATGCTGATTGCGTACGATTCTAAAACGGGCAATGTACGGCGGTTTATCGGAAAATTGAAACATACATCAGTGCAGGCGGTACAGATTGAAGAAGCGCTGCAACTGAATGAACCTTTTGTATTGATCACCTATACGACTGGCTTCGGTCAGGTCCCGGAACGGGTGACTCATTTTCTGGAGAAAAACCACAACCGTATGCTCGGCGTAGCAGCGAGCGGTAATCGCAACTGGGGCGACAACTTTGGTAAAAGCGCTGATCTGATCTCGGCACTATACAACGTTCCCGTCGTATACAAATTTGAACTGTCCGGCACGACAGGAGATGCACAACGATTCGTACAGGAGGTAGAGAAAATTGCGGCATATTGA
- the nrdE gene encoding class 1b ribonucleoside-diphosphate reductase subunit alpha produces the protein MRHIELNNLLMQRDDSGFFRLDKDKEAVLEYMKEVDEKSMSFADTTSKVRYMIDNDYYEDMYLHYGAQDVEEVYEITHSYNFQFPSYMAASKFYKDYAVKTNDRAQYLEHYADRVAVVALHLGRGNAENAKTLARSMMEQRLQPATPTFLNAGKSRRGEMVSCFLLEMDDSLNSINYVLNTCMQLSKIGGGVAVNLSKLRGRGEPIKGVEGAAKGIMPVLKLMEDAFSYADQMGQRKGSGAAYYNIFGWDILEFLDSKKINADERTRLKTLSIGLIVPNRFYKLAAENELLHVFAPYSVYKAYGKHLDDMNIDEMYDTLLADDRVKKKVIMSARDMLTKIASIQLESGYPYIMNKSNANKFHALNSIGSVKMSNLCTEIFQLQETTEITDYGVEDIIRRDISCNLGSLNIVNVMELGKIRESVHEGIMGLTSVSDMTNIANAPGVAKANREMHSVGLGVMNLHGYLAKNKIAYESDEAKDFVRTFFMMMNFYSLEKSMEIAREAGKTFMDFDKSDYASGVYFDRYLSTDYRPTTARVQQLFGSMTIPTPADWQNLKADVMKNGLYHAYRLAIAPTASISYIQNATSSVMPIVEQIETRTYANSTTYYPMPYMQQDNFFYYKSAYQMDQFKVLDLIAEIQQHVDQGISTVLHVSSDVTTRQLARYYLYAAHKGLKSLYYTRTKRLTVEECISCSI, from the coding sequence TTGCGGCATATTGAATTGAACAACCTATTGATGCAACGCGACGACAGCGGTTTTTTCCGTTTGGATAAAGATAAAGAAGCGGTTCTGGAATATATGAAGGAAGTTGACGAGAAGAGCATGAGCTTCGCGGACACAACGTCCAAAGTACGCTACATGATCGACAACGACTATTATGAGGATATGTACCTCCACTATGGTGCACAAGATGTTGAAGAGGTGTATGAGATTACACACAGCTACAACTTCCAATTTCCTTCCTATATGGCAGCCTCCAAATTCTACAAAGACTATGCAGTGAAAACGAACGACCGTGCGCAATATCTGGAGCATTATGCAGATCGCGTCGCTGTTGTAGCACTGCATCTGGGTCGCGGTAATGCCGAGAATGCGAAGACGCTGGCACGTTCCATGATGGAGCAGCGTCTGCAACCGGCAACCCCGACATTCCTGAATGCTGGTAAGAGTCGTCGCGGTGAGATGGTATCGTGCTTCCTGTTGGAAATGGACGATTCCCTCAATTCCATCAACTATGTACTGAACACCTGTATGCAGCTGTCCAAAATTGGCGGCGGCGTAGCGGTGAACCTCTCCAAGCTGCGTGGACGCGGCGAGCCGATCAAAGGCGTGGAAGGTGCAGCCAAAGGCATTATGCCAGTACTGAAGCTGATGGAGGATGCATTCTCTTATGCCGATCAAATGGGTCAACGTAAAGGCTCTGGCGCCGCATACTACAACATTTTCGGCTGGGACATCCTAGAGTTCCTTGACAGCAAAAAGATCAATGCCGACGAGCGTACGCGTCTGAAAACTCTGTCCATCGGTCTGATCGTGCCTAACCGTTTCTACAAACTGGCAGCGGAAAACGAACTGCTGCACGTATTCGCTCCATACAGTGTATACAAAGCCTATGGCAAACATCTGGACGATATGAACATCGACGAGATGTACGATACGCTGCTGGCAGATGATCGTGTGAAAAAGAAAGTCATCATGAGCGCACGCGACATGCTGACTAAGATTGCAAGCATTCAGCTGGAATCCGGCTATCCTTATATTATGAACAAAAGTAACGCTAACAAATTCCATGCACTGAACAGTATCGGTTCGGTGAAAATGTCCAACCTGTGCACCGAGATTTTCCAATTGCAGGAGACAACAGAAATTACCGATTATGGCGTGGAAGACATCATCCGCCGCGATATTAGCTGTAACCTCGGTTCCCTGAATATCGTGAACGTGATGGAGCTAGGCAAAATCCGCGAATCCGTGCATGAAGGCATCATGGGTCTGACATCTGTCAGCGATATGACCAACATCGCGAATGCACCGGGCGTAGCCAAAGCGAACCGTGAGATGCACTCTGTCGGTCTGGGCGTTATGAACCTGCACGGCTATCTGGCGAAAAACAAAATCGCTTACGAAAGCGACGAGGCAAAAGACTTTGTTCGTACATTCTTCATGATGATGAATTTCTATTCATTGGAGAAAAGTATGGAAATCGCGCGCGAAGCGGGCAAAACGTTCATGGACTTCGATAAATCCGACTACGCAAGCGGCGTATATTTTGACCGTTACCTGTCTACCGACTATCGTCCAACGACAGCGCGCGTACAACAACTGTTCGGCAGCATGACCATTCCTACACCAGCAGACTGGCAAAACCTGAAAGCTGATGTGATGAAGAACGGTCTGTACCATGCGTACCGTTTGGCGATTGCGCCGACAGCAAGCATTTCGTACATCCAAAACGCGACTTCCAGCGTTATGCCAATCGTTGAACAAATCGAGACTCGTACGTATGCGAACTCGACCACTTACTATCCAATGCCATACATGCAGCAAGATAACTTCTTCTACTACAAATCCGCATACCAAATGGATCAGTTCAAAGTACTGGATCTGATTGCGGAGATTCAACAGCATGTGGATCAAGGTATTTCTACCGTTCTGCACGTGAGCAGTGATGTAACAACACGCCAACTGGCACGTTACTATCTGTATGCTGCACACAAAGGTCTGAAATCCCTGTACTACACACGCACTAAGCGTCTGACTGTAGAAGAGTGCATCAGCTGCTCGATCTAA
- a CDS encoding VOC family protein — MIQGIFETHINVSDVEVSARFYEQLPGVTLLHRDEQRKSRFYWIGQPGTSMLGIRQDYPSPLVQRQHFAFTTSLDSLRTAASELAKLGIVTENFHGDVVERADDLIVFPFMPAVSIYFTDPDGHSLELLAMLPHSAQPDQPLMTWKEWEQRQQA; from the coding sequence ATGATTCAAGGTATCTTTGAAACGCATATCAATGTTAGTGATGTAGAGGTATCCGCTCGGTTTTATGAGCAACTGCCGGGCGTTACCTTACTGCATCGTGATGAGCAACGCAAGAGCCGTTTTTACTGGATTGGTCAGCCGGGTACATCCATGCTGGGCATTCGGCAAGATTATCCGTCTCCGCTTGTACAGCGACAGCATTTTGCGTTTACAACGAGTCTGGATTCCTTGCGTACGGCTGCATCAGAACTGGCAAAGCTAGGCATCGTTACCGAGAATTTTCATGGCGATGTGGTTGAGCGTGCCGATGATTTGATCGTATTTCCATTTATGCCGGCGGTATCGATCTATTTTACAGATCCCGACGGTCATTCCCTCGAACTTCTTGCCATGCTGCCGCATTCGGCACAACCGGATCAGCCGCTGATGACATGGAAAGAGTGGGAACAACGGCAACAAGCCTGA
- the nrdF gene encoding class 1b ribonucleoside-diphosphate reductase subunit beta, producing the protein MSEPIKAVNWNRPDDDFTMMFWNQNIMQFWTDDEIPLSDDKMSWIQLSDAERETYMKVLGGLTLLDTIQGGIGMPQIMEHVDGLQRKAVLGFMAMMEQIHAKSYSSIFTTLSSTEEIDNIFKWVEDHPRLQRKAETIRQYYNSINSPKELFLAMAASVLLESYLFYSGFFYPLYLAGQGKMTCSGEIIDLILRDESIHGVYVGVLAQEIYSELSEDEQKDAYETLEGLFRYLHENEEGYTAEVYDHIGLTAEVNVFLRYNANKAFMNLGFDPLFPDEEVNPIVFNGISTHTKQHDFFSKKGNGYVRAINVERLTDDDFKFEF; encoded by the coding sequence ATGAGTGAGCCAATCAAAGCGGTAAACTGGAACCGTCCAGACGACGATTTCACAATGATGTTCTGGAATCAGAATATTATGCAGTTCTGGACGGATGACGAGATTCCGCTGTCCGACGATAAAATGTCTTGGATTCAGCTGAGTGACGCTGAACGCGAAACGTACATGAAGGTACTAGGCGGTCTGACTCTGCTGGATACGATTCAAGGCGGCATTGGTATGCCACAAATTATGGAGCATGTGGACGGGCTGCAACGCAAAGCCGTACTGGGCTTTATGGCGATGATGGAGCAAATTCACGCCAAATCGTACAGCAGTATCTTCACCACATTGTCCTCCACTGAGGAAATCGATAACATTTTCAAATGGGTCGAAGATCATCCGCGTCTGCAACGCAAAGCGGAAACGATCCGTCAGTACTACAACAGTATCAACTCGCCAAAAGAGCTGTTCTTGGCGATGGCTGCATCCGTACTACTGGAAAGCTATCTGTTCTACAGCGGCTTCTTCTATCCGCTCTATCTGGCAGGTCAAGGCAAAATGACTTGCAGCGGCGAAATCATCGACCTGATCCTGCGCGATGAAAGTATCCACGGCGTATACGTGGGTGTACTGGCACAGGAGATCTACAGCGAGCTGAGCGAAGACGAGCAAAAAGATGCATACGAGACGCTGGAAGGGCTGTTCCGTTATCTGCATGAGAACGAGGAAGGCTACACAGCGGAAGTGTATGACCATATCGGTCTGACTGCAGAAGTGAATGTATTCCTGCGTTACAATGCGAACAAAGCGTTTATGAATCTGGGCTTTGATCCGCTGTTCCCAGACGAGGAAGTGAACCCAATCGTCTTCAACGGAATCAGTACGCACACGAAGCAGCATGACTTTTTCTCCAAAAAAGGAAATGGCTACGTACGCGCGATCAACGTAGAGCGCCTGACCGACGACGATTTCAAATTCGAGTTCTAA
- a CDS encoding response regulator: protein MYRVVVVDDEAMMLEGWQTMVEWGQYGFELCGMATDGQEGLDIVQQLQPDLLITDIAMPVLDGIGLIKALRLQNERNIRTVIVSGYSDFAYARQALQYEVDHYIIKPIISEEIHDMLKQLKQSLDEDAQCQQQLHLDNELAAAAAIARLLRGEEREIPSSITELLGMTTASKCWLIATANDDESSEQPMRQLSTAYRAAACQAWTFQTSPCRTHLLLITTNRNDEWVENMLHQELEVMNNAPAVWYCSASSVRLDELPLLYAQLAELKQQRADHTQIVRYGSQSYHSDNKAVCRLEDIRRCAAHLLKLIEQGSFRQLEQFITSLPDRYEGRELPVGPLRILIRHLLGELLRTLQTTHHPEATDGKRWLNQLLDVQPAEKNSWNLDTLKRLCINAGQLLQQTTMPSASGTTAIIGQAERHIRDHFREKLQLQQLARQFNLNAVYFGQQFKRATGHSFNDYVHLLRIEEAKKLLRRTDMKVADIADCLGYHDSDYFSAKFKALTNELPSTYKSRRQG from the coding sequence ATGTACAGAGTCGTCGTCGTAGATGACGAAGCGATGATGTTAGAAGGATGGCAGACGATGGTGGAATGGGGACAATACGGGTTTGAGCTATGCGGTATGGCAACCGATGGGCAGGAAGGGCTGGATATCGTGCAGCAGCTTCAACCGGATCTTTTGATTACTGATATTGCTATGCCTGTTCTGGATGGAATCGGTCTGATCAAAGCGCTGCGTCTACAAAACGAGCGTAATATACGCACTGTTATTGTAAGCGGTTACTCTGATTTTGCGTATGCACGTCAGGCGCTTCAATATGAAGTGGATCATTACATAATCAAACCGATTATCAGCGAGGAGATTCATGATATGCTGAAGCAGCTCAAGCAGTCACTGGATGAGGATGCCCAGTGCCAGCAGCAGCTTCATCTGGATAATGAATTGGCAGCGGCAGCAGCGATTGCCAGACTGCTACGTGGCGAGGAACGAGAGATTCCATCATCCATTACGGAATTGCTCGGCATGACAACAGCATCAAAATGCTGGCTGATTGCGACAGCGAATGACGATGAATCCTCCGAGCAGCCTATGCGGCAATTAAGCACAGCATATCGAGCTGCCGCTTGCCAAGCATGGACGTTCCAAACTAGCCCTTGCCGCACCCACCTGCTGCTAATTACAACGAACAGAAACGATGAATGGGTGGAGAACATGTTGCATCAGGAGCTGGAAGTGATGAATAATGCGCCTGCTGTATGGTATTGCAGCGCCAGCTCCGTACGACTAGATGAGCTACCGCTGTTGTATGCGCAGCTAGCCGAATTGAAGCAGCAGCGAGCAGATCATACCCAAATTGTTAGGTATGGTTCGCAATCGTATCATTCGGACAATAAGGCAGTTTGCCGATTGGAAGATATACGACGCTGTGCAGCTCATTTGCTCAAGCTGATCGAGCAGGGAAGCTTTCGCCAGCTGGAACAATTTATCACCAGTTTGCCGGATCGTTATGAAGGGCGCGAACTACCCGTTGGTCCGCTGCGCATCCTGATTCGACATCTATTGGGCGAGCTGCTGCGTACCCTTCAGACGACCCATCATCCAGAAGCTACAGACGGCAAACGATGGCTAAACCAGCTACTGGATGTACAGCCTGCGGAGAAGAACAGTTGGAATCTAGATACGTTAAAACGACTCTGCATCAATGCCGGGCAGCTGCTACAGCAGACGACCATGCCTTCGGCAAGTGGAACCACAGCGATTATCGGTCAGGCAGAGCGACATATCCGCGATCATTTTCGTGAGAAGCTGCAATTGCAGCAGCTTGCTCGCCAATTTAACCTGAATGCCGTCTATTTTGGACAGCAATTCAAACGCGCGACTGGGCATAGCTTTAACGATTATGTACATCTACTACGGATTGAGGAAGCGAAAAAGCTACTGCGTCGCACAGATATGAAGGTGGCGGATATTGCTGACTGTCTTGGTTATCATGATAGTGATTATTTTAGCGCTAAATTTAAAGCGCTTACAAATGAACTGCCTTCCACTTACAAATCCAGACGGCAGGGGTGA